In Paraflavitalea devenefica, the following are encoded in one genomic region:
- a CDS encoding porin family protein → MKKIVVMAALACCVVSFTQAQLTPGIKGGLNITDVSNFNGDNRISGHVGVFLHHTINSRWCIQPELLYSGQGQKYMTGEGERTLALSYIQVPVMVQYYAVKQLYFEAGPQIAFLTSAKSKGNGNDTEVDGNYNKADFGLNLGVGIAATRQLGFYGRYHAGLTDISKNNNVTNMNRGGQLGMYVRLH, encoded by the coding sequence ATGAAAAAGATTGTAGTAATGGCGGCGCTTGCCTGTTGCGTAGTAAGCTTTACACAGGCGCAATTAACGCCGGGTATCAAAGGCGGGTTGAATATTACGGACGTTTCCAATTTCAATGGTGATAACCGTATAAGCGGCCACGTTGGTGTGTTCCTGCACCACACTATTAATTCCCGCTGGTGCATACAACCCGAATTACTTTATTCCGGTCAGGGGCAAAAATATATGACCGGTGAAGGCGAACGTACCCTGGCGCTTAGTTACATCCAGGTACCTGTTATGGTACAATATTATGCCGTAAAGCAATTGTATTTTGAAGCTGGCCCGCAGATAGCTTTCCTTACTTCTGCCAAATCAAAAGGTAATGGTAACGACACAGAGGTAGACGGAAACTATAATAAAGCCGACTTTGGCCTGAATCTGGGTGTGGGTATAGCTGCTACCAGACAATTAGGTTTCTATGGCCGTTATCATGCAGGGTTAACAGACATTTCGAAGAATAACAATGTAACAAATATGAACCGTGGTGGCCAATTGGGCATGTACGTGCGGTTACACTAA
- a CDS encoding outer membrane beta-barrel protein, with the protein MNFTKYPLYRICLCLLCCALAIPVLAQQKQATIKGVVQDSVQNKNLPFATVGLYHISNQEKPLRNILTDNKGRFEFTKVDTGRYILFATNSGFAEKSSLPVSITGDVAIIEIPALQLTPSHKDLAAVTVSARRPLIEQTEDKLIYNTEADPSNTGQMATDVLRKTPFITVDGEGNVRLNGQTNFKVLLNGKETAMFTKNAKEAMQSFPANLIKSIEVITSPSAKYDGEGVGGIINIITKKKIVGYNGNIGINQNTLGNTSVNANMSFKYGKFGLSGYYGLNRADGIKARNASETESFNPVAFYKRISTGQRKNNNFYNYGNIELSLDIDSMNTLSTYGSINGGRSENVNHRIFNLIAPNKIDTTTTIFDDNFSFRYPSWNWGTDFIHKFRRNAEQELTLKMFHDYSDDNNLLLSDQYTAGSHRSVINDNKASNRQSTWQLDYIHPFKNKMKLETGLKLITRNASALYQSQYRYSPNDKFIIDSSNSDNFHYRQYVYGAYATWRFSIKKLSFRIGSRIERTVIDGNFVKSNTTVEQDYLTFMPSFFVSRKFANIHTLSLSYTKRLSRPYIWDLNPFVQNTDSLNLNFGNPHLDPEIYHSIELGYTVLKGKTNINIRLTENFSNSQIARYSYFNENTGVTSWTMDNIGTYSSTGLSGNMAVSFTSKWRLNTNLGVRYDFVKNKLNPAQKNNGLGGWGNINTNVDITKKITAFFNANLNRAPAQLQGFYGLNYWYGFGGNIKLLKDKLTASLNLNYIFQKEVGWKSSLGDKNFHTNSWNYRPGRIVNIGLRWNFGKLSENVSRKRGVNNDDLKANSN; encoded by the coding sequence ATGAATTTTACAAAGTATCCTTTGTACAGGATCTGCCTGTGCCTTCTTTGTTGTGCTCTGGCCATCCCGGTCCTGGCACAACAAAAACAGGCCACCATCAAAGGGGTGGTACAGGATAGTGTACAAAACAAAAACCTGCCTTTTGCTACAGTTGGGTTGTACCATATCAGCAATCAGGAAAAGCCATTGCGCAACATCCTTACCGACAACAAAGGACGCTTTGAATTTACCAAAGTAGATACCGGCCGGTACATTCTTTTTGCTACCAACAGCGGCTTTGCAGAAAAATCATCTTTGCCCGTCAGTATTACCGGCGATGTGGCCATTATTGAAATACCGGCCCTGCAGCTAACACCTTCCCACAAAGACCTGGCGGCCGTTACGGTATCTGCCCGCCGTCCGCTCATTGAGCAAACGGAAGATAAGCTCATCTACAATACAGAGGCCGACCCCTCCAATACCGGGCAAATGGCTACTGATGTATTAAGAAAAACACCTTTCATAACGGTAGATGGGGAAGGCAATGTGCGGCTCAACGGCCAAACCAATTTCAAAGTATTGCTCAATGGCAAGGAAACAGCCATGTTTACCAAAAATGCCAAAGAAGCAATGCAATCATTCCCTGCCAACCTCATCAAAAGCATAGAGGTCATTACCAGCCCTTCGGCAAAATATGATGGGGAAGGCGTAGGGGGTATCATCAATATCATCACCAAAAAGAAAATAGTAGGCTACAATGGCAATATTGGCATCAATCAAAACACCCTGGGCAATACCAGCGTGAACGCCAACATGAGCTTTAAATACGGGAAATTCGGTCTCAGCGGTTATTATGGATTAAACCGGGCAGATGGAATAAAAGCCCGCAATGCCTCCGAGACAGAATCCTTCAATCCGGTGGCATTTTATAAGCGTATTTCTACCGGCCAGCGAAAGAACAATAACTTCTATAACTATGGGAATATTGAATTGAGCCTGGATATAGACAGCATGAACACCCTCAGCACCTACGGCTCCATCAATGGTGGGCGATCTGAGAATGTAAATCACCGCATCTTCAACCTTATTGCTCCCAATAAAATTGATACCACCACGACTATCTTTGATGATAACTTTTCATTCAGGTACCCTTCCTGGAACTGGGGCACCGACTTTATTCACAAATTCAGGCGCAATGCGGAACAGGAACTGACCCTCAAAATGTTTCATGATTACAGTGATGACAACAACCTGCTCCTAAGCGACCAGTATACCGCCGGCAGCCATCGTTCTGTCATCAATGACAATAAGGCCAGCAACCGCCAAAGCACCTGGCAGCTTGATTACATACACCCCTTCAAAAATAAAATGAAGCTGGAAACCGGCCTCAAGCTCATCACGCGCAATGCATCTGCGCTCTATCAAAGCCAGTACAGGTATTCGCCCAATGATAAGTTTATCATTGACAGCAGCAATTCCGACAACTTCCATTACCGCCAGTATGTATATGGAGCTTATGCCACCTGGCGCTTCAGCATTAAGAAATTGAGCTTCCGCATCGGTAGCCGTATAGAACGGACAGTCATAGATGGCAACTTTGTAAAATCAAATACAACTGTGGAGCAGGATTACCTCACCTTCATGCCTTCCTTCTTTGTATCACGCAAATTTGCTAATATCCATACCCTGTCCTTGTCTTATACCAAACGCCTTTCACGCCCTTATATCTGGGACCTCAATCCCTTCGTACAAAATACCGATTCCCTGAACCTCAACTTTGGCAATCCCCATCTTGACCCGGAAATATATCATTCCATTGAGCTCGGCTATACCGTGCTGAAAGGAAAAACAAACATCAATATCCGTCTTACCGAAAACTTCAGCAACAGCCAGATAGCCCGTTACTCTTATTTTAATGAAAATACAGGAGTTACTTCCTGGACAATGGACAATATCGGCACCTATTCTTCTACCGGCCTCAGCGGCAATATGGCCGTTTCCTTTACCAGTAAATGGAGGTTAAATACCAATTTGGGTGTACGGTACGATTTTGTAAAAAACAAGCTCAATCCCGCTCAGAAGAATAATGGCCTGGGTGGCTGGGGCAATATCAATACCAATGTGGATATCACTAAAAAAATTACCGCTTTTTTCAATGCCAATCTAAACAGGGCACCCGCCCAATTGCAGGGATTTTATGGACTGAATTACTGGTATGGTTTCGGCGGCAATATCAAATTACTGAAAGACAAACTCACTGCATCACTTAATCTTAATTACATTTTCCAAAAAGAAGTTGGATGGAAAAGTTCCCTCGGAGATAAAAACTTCCACACCAATTCCTGGAACTACAGGCCTGGAAGAATAGTCAACATAGGTCTTCGCTGGAACTTTGGCAAACTGTCGGAAAATGTATCCCGCAAACGTGGTGTAAACAATGATGATCTCAAAGCTAATAGCAACTAA
- a CDS encoding DUF3471 domain-containing protein, with the protein MIFTKYTLYRILLCLAFGALTIENQVRAAITDTMPNGTQNSPYTLAPEFDRLIAAESRNNEPGGEILVAQKGQIIEFLRDSTGSIHQLALGKAGIANYYWFKTSQPIPALLPTRVPDSLMQQYAGRYVFSAGDTLTIIKEGSGIVAQPTGKEKFPTYAEKEHIFLSIKERARFEFRRDRSGLINKLIWYQDKEKKEAKRLR; encoded by the coding sequence ATGATCTTTACAAAGTATACTTTGTACCGGATATTGTTATGCCTTGCCTTTGGCGCCTTAACGATCGAAAACCAGGTACGCGCCGCCATTACAGACACCATGCCGAATGGTACACAAAACAGCCCGTATACTTTAGCCCCGGAATTTGACAGGCTCATTGCAGCCGAATCCCGGAATAATGAGCCCGGCGGAGAGATCCTGGTAGCTCAAAAAGGACAAATAATAGAGTTTCTTCGTGATTCAACCGGCAGCATTCATCAGCTCGCTTTGGGTAAAGCAGGTATTGCGAATTATTACTGGTTTAAAACCAGTCAGCCCATTCCTGCTCTCCTGCCAACCAGGGTACCCGATAGCCTGATGCAACAATATGCGGGCAGGTACGTCTTTTCTGCTGGAGATACCCTCACTATTATCAAAGAAGGTTCCGGCATCGTGGCCCAGCCAACCGGAAAGGAGAAGTTCCCCACCTATGCCGAAAAAGAGCACATATTCTTATCGATAAAAGAACGTGCAAGATTCGAATTCAGAAGAGACAGATCGGGTCTTATTAATAAGCTTATCTGGTACCAGGACAAAGAGAAAAAAGAAGCAAAAAGGCTTCGCTGA